TCAGCACCACCTTGCGCCCGGCAAGGCGCTTCGGCGTGAAGAAGGCAATCACCGCCTCCAGGATCTCTTCCGGCTCGAGCATCCGCCCCATCCCGACCTCGCCGCACGCCTGCTCACCTGCAGCCGGCCCGATGATCGTCACCCCATCGCCAGCCAGTGTTGCCGCGTTGCGTTGCGTCGCGGGATGCTCCCACATCTGGCGATTCATCGCAGGCGCCACCAGCAGCGGGATGTCGCGCGCAAGGCACAGGGTCGTCAACAGATCGTCGGCGCGGCCCTGCGCGAGCCGCGCAAGACAGTCGGCTGTGGCAGGCGCGACCAGCACTGCGTCCGCATCGCGGCTGAGGTCGATGTGGGCCATGTTGTTATCCATGCGTGCATCCCACAGATCCGTCCACACCGGATTGCCCGACAGTGCCTGGTAGGTCACGGCCGTGACGAAACGCGCGCCCCCCTCGGTGAGTACCACGTGCACATCGGCGCCCGCCTTGACCAGAAGGCGGACCAGCTCCGCCGCCTTGTAGGCCGCGACGCCTCCGGTAACGCCGAGAACGAGTTTCCTGCCCTGCAGTTCATTCATGACATTCAGGTTAAACTATCAGTACATTGGTATAAACGGGATCGCCATGGCAATCACCGACTGGCCCGAATGCGAACGTCCTCGAGAAAAGCTGCTTGGTAGCGGCGCGCACGCCCTTACCGACTCGGAACTGCTCGCCCTGTTTCTGCGCGTCGGCATCCGCGGACAGACCGCCGTCGACCTCGCGCGCAATCTGCTGTCCCGCTTCGGCTCACTCACACGCCTGTGCAATGCCAGCGCGGAAGAGTTCTCCGCCGTTCCCGGCATGGGGCTGGCGAAGTATGCCCAACTGCAGGCGGTGATGGAACTGGCCCGACGCGCCCTGGCCGAGCAGATGAGCGAACGCAGCCTGTTCGACTCACCCACCGCCGTGCGGGACTGGCTGCAACTTCACCTTGGCCACCTGCCGCATGAAACCTTCTGCATTCTCCTCCTCGATGCCCGCAACCGCCTCATCGAAGCCGTCGACCTGTTCCGGGGCACGCTGACCCAGACCAGCGTCTACCCGCGCGAGGTCGTCAAGCTGGCACTCGAACACAACGCCGCCGCCGTGATTCTCGCCCACAACCACCCGTCCGGCGCGGCCGAGCCCAGCACCGCAGACGAGTTGCTGACCCGCACGCTGCGCAATGCGCTCGACCTCGTAGACATCCGGGTCCTTGATCATTTCATCGTCCCGGCCCACGGCCGGCCGCTGTCTTTTGCCGAACGCGGACTGCTGTAGTCGCCTGCAACAATCGAAGGACGTAATTACTGAGAATGCACTTGCCTTAACCCCTGCTCTTACGCTATCCTCCATCGTTTTCGCAATCCGAATTCCCTGGAGCATCGTATGGCTCGCGTCTGCCAAGTGACCGGTAAAGCACCGATGGTGGGAAACAACGTTTCCCACGCAAATAACAAAACCAAGCGTCGTTTTCTCCCCAACCTGCAAAACCGTCGGTTCTGGAGCGAATCCGAGAACCGCTGGATCCGCTTGCGCGTATCCAATGCCGGTCTGCGGACGATCGACAAGAAGGGCATCGACATCGTCGTTGCCGAACTTCGTGCCCGCGGCGAAAAGCTCTAAGCCCTGGCGTTAACCCTGCGGCCCAGCGCCGCGCGAACTGAACGGAGAACGCCATGGCAAAAGGCATCCGCGAAAAGATCAAGCTGGAATCAACCGCCGGCACGGGTCATTTCTACACCACGTCGAAGAACAAGCGCACCACCCCGCAGAAGCTCGAATTCAACAAGTACGACCCGGTCGCGCGCAAGCACGTCCCGTACAAGGAAATCAAGCTGAAGTAAGGATGCAGCGGGCTACGGCCTGCTACGTTCGGCGTCAGACGCCGCGCGTTACATGCTCCAAAAGAGAAAGGCCACCTGCAAGGGTGGCCTTTCTCTTTTGGCTGCGCCACCGGGGCGCAGCCTAAGCATAATCAGGCGCTCTGGATATTCGAAGCCTGCTTGCCCTTGGGACCCTGGGTCACGTCGAACGAAACCTTTTCACCTTCCTTCAGGGTCTTGAAACCGCTCATGGTGATGGCGGAGAAGTGTGCGAACAGATCGTCACTACCATCATCAGGCGTAATAAAACCAAAACCTTTGGAATCGTTGAACCACTTAACAGTGCCAGTTGCCATATTGCCTTAATCCTTCAAAGTGACTTAGTACAGCCCGGGGCCCTCCCGGACGGCGCGTCAATCAGGCATTCGAACATTTCACCTGACGCCTTTGTCGATTAACCGACAAGCCGACGACCGACTCAACGCTTGCAACACGCGATCAACACACGTCTCGGTTTTTACGCACTTGTCCGCATAGCGTCAACGGATAAATGCAGGCACTGAGCTGCTGCAACGCAACAACATCCCACACTTTCCGGCCCTTCATGGCACGTTTCTGGCTTGAATTCCAGTGCGATTCATGTGACGACGCGGCGCAGGGAAGACCTTGATATCCCTTTTTCCAACCCCAGATATTCTGGCAAACGCTCAGTTGCACTCTGCATCGAGTTGATTAGAATGAGTCGCATGGCCACTCAGAAACAAGACGGATTCGTACTGGAAGCAAAGCGGACAAGCACTCGTCCGCCCCCGCTCTTCAAGGTGCTTCTGCTGAACGACGATTTCACACCAATGGATTTCGTTATCGAAGTTCTGCAGAAATTTTTTGCCATGGACCGCGAACGCGCCACGCGGGTCATGCTCCAAGTCCACAGAGAGGGCATGGGCGTGTGTGGTGTTTTTCCACGGGACATCGCATCAACCAAGGTGGAACAGGTCGTTTCCCATGCTCGTCAGCACCAGCATCCGTTGGTATGCGTGATGGAGGAAAATTGAATGATCGCGCAAGAACTTGAAGTCAGCCTGCACATGGCCTTTGTCGAAGCCCGGCAGAAGCGTCATGAGTTCATCACGGTGGAGCACCTGCTGCTCGCACTGCTCGACAACCCCTCTGCCGCCGAGGTGCTTCGCGCCTGCGCCGCCAATACCGACGAACTCCGTCGGGAACTGACCAACTTCATCAACGAGCACACGCCCAAGGTTGAAGGAAGTGACGAGATCGACACCCAGCCGACGCTCGGCTTCCAGCGCGTCATTCAGCGCGCCATCCTGCACGTCCAGTCGTCGGGAAAAAAGGAAGTGACCGGCGCCAACGTCCTGGTGGCAATCTTCGGCGAGAAGGATTCTCATGCCGTCTATTTCCTCCAGCGGCAGAACATCTCGCGCCTTGATGTGGTGAATTTCATCTCTCACGGCATTGCAAAAACGCCCCAGGGTGGTGCATCCCCGCAAAACCGCAGCGAACCCGAACAGGGCGAGCAGGAGCAGGAAGAGAAATCCGCCGGTGGTGCGCTCGAGAACTACACCCAGAATCTGAACCAGCAGGTTCTGATGGGCAAGATCGATCCGCTCATCGGACGCGACAAGGAAGTCGAGCGCGTCATCCAGACCCTGTGCCGTCGGCGCAAGAACAACCCGCTGCTGGTTGGTGAGGCTGGTGTCGGCAAGACCGCCATCGCCGAAGGTCTCGCTCATCGCATCGTGGAAGGACGCGTGCCCGAGATCCTCGAGAACGCGCAGGTCTTCTCGCTGGACATGGGCGCCCTGCTCGCGGGCACCAAGTACCGCGGCGACTTCGAGCAGCGCCTCAAGGCGGTGCTCAAGCAGTTGGTAGAAAACAAGGATGCCGTCCTGTTCATCGACGAGATCCATACACTGATCGGTGCAGGCGCGGCATCGGGCGGCACGCTCGACGCCTCCAACCTGCTCAAGCCGGCGCTGTCCTCCGGACAGCTGAAGTGCATCGGCGCGACCACCTACAACGAGTTCCGTCAGATCTTCGAGAAGGATCACGCCCTGTCGCGGCGCTTCCAGAAAGTGGACGTGGTGGAACCCTCGGTGGCCGAAACGGTGGAGATCCTCAAGGGGCTTAAGTCACGCTTCGAGGAGCACCACGGCATCAAGTACTCGGCATCGGCCCTTGCCAGCGCAGCGGAGCTGTCGGCCAAGTACATCAATGACCGTCACCTCCCGGACAAGGCGATCGACGTCATCGACGAGGCCGGCGCCGCACAGCGCATTCTGCCCAAGTCGAAGCAGAAGAAGACCGTCGGCAAGAACGAGATCGAGGAAACGGTCGCCAAGATCGCCCGCATTCCGCCGCGCTCGGTGTCCAACGACGACAAGACCGCACTCAAGACACTCGAGCGCGATCTCAAGAACGTCGTGTTCGGTCAGAACGCTGCCATTGACGCGCTTGCGAAGGCGATCAAGATGTCCCGCTCCGGCCTGGGCAATCCGGCGAAGCCCATTGGCTCTTTCCTGTTCTCCGGCCCGACCGGGGTGGGCAAGACCGAGGTCGCCCGTCAGCTGGCCTACACGCTCGGCATCGACCTGGTTCGCTTCGACATGTCGGAGTACATGGAGCGTCACGCGGTCAGCCGCCTGATCGGCGCGCCGCCGGGTTACGTCGGCTTCGACCAGGGCGGCCTGCTCACCGAGCAGATCACCAAGAAGCCGCACTGCGTGCTCCTGCTCGACGAGATCGAGAAGGCACATCCCGACATCTACAACATCCTGCTGCAGGTCATGGATCATGGCGCCCTGACTGACAACAACGGCAGACAGGCGGACTTCCGCAACGTGATCATCATCATGACCACAAACGCGGGCGCCGAGACGATGCAGAAGTCGGTGATCGGTTTCTCCGCCAAGCGCGAAGCAGGCGACGAACTCGCCGACATCAAGCGCATGTTCTCGCCCGAGTTCCGCAACCGGCTCGACGCGACGATCTCGTTCAAGGCGCTCGACAGCGAGATCATCCTGCGCGTTGTCGACAAGTTCCTGATGCAGCTCGAAGCCCAACTGCACGAGAAGAAGGTGGAGGCCCACTTCACCGATCAACTCAAGGCCTGGCTGGCCGAGCAGGGTTTCGATCCGCTGATGGGTGCGCGGCCGATGGCGCGACTGATTCAGGACACCATCCGCTCGGCACTGGCGGACGAGCTCCTGTTCGGACGGCTCGCCAGCGGCGGCAAGGTCACGATCGATCTCGACGAAGACGACAAGGTCAAGCTGGTGTTCGATCAGCCGGAAGTTGCAACCGCCTGATCCTCCGGGTGTGGTCTCAGGAAAGCGCGACCAGGATGGTCGCGCTTTTTTACGCCCCTGCCCGGGTGTTCGTCGGCACGGCCCCTCCGTTATGATCACGGCCTGAACCCGATCCGAATCCAATCACTCAGGGAGTTCTCATGCCTATTCAGACAGCCGATCTTTGCGACGCCCACGAAGACAAGGTCAGCGTGGTTGCACCGATGTTCCGCAGTTTCGGTGGCCGCAGCGCCTTCGGTGGCGCCATCAGCACACTCAAGCTGTTCGAGGACAACGCGCTTGTACGCAAGACGCTTGAGTCGGAAGGCAATGGTCGTGTGCTGGTCGTCGACGGCGGCGGCTCAATGCGTTGCGCACTGGTCGGCGATCAGCTCGCCGAGCTCGGCGTCAAGAACGGCTGGGCGGGCATTCTCGTCTATGGCTGCATCCGTGACTCGAAAGCCATCGGCGAAATGGATCTGGGCGTATTCGCGCTCGGCACCCATCCGCGCAAGACCGTCAAGCGCAATACGGGCGAACCTGAGCTGCCGGTGACCTTCGGTGGCGTCACCTTCACGCCCGGACACTATGTCTATGCCGACGAGGACGGCGTGATCGTCTCGGCCACGCCGTTGATCTGAATACCGGACCACTTCCAGGCCCTCGATCGTCGGGCATGTCCTGTGCGCCGCAACAGGACATGCCCGACTTTTCATTTCACCAGCCTGATTCGCGTTCCACGATACAAAATATTGAAAACAAACTACTGTTTTCATTTAATAACTTTTTTTCTTATGTCTTATATAAGACCTATTGCTGCTAAGCAGAATGCAACCTATACTGTTTTGCAACCGGCGCTGATTTCTCCCTCGAATATGCGCTGGCAGAAATCGATCGGTTGAGCCGGTTCCTGATCCCGGCAAACCCTGGTTGTCCCCCCTTATCAAACAGACAAGGAAGCATGATGAACCTGACTCGCGAACAGCAAATTGCCGCCCTCGAAAAAGACTGGGCCGAAAATCCCCGCTGGAAAGGCATCAAGCGCGGCTATACCGCTGCTGATGTCGTCCGCCTGCGTGGTTCCTTCCAGGTCGAGAATACGCTGGCCCGCCGCGGCGCCGAAAAGCTGTGGAGCCTGGTGAACAACGAGCCCTACGTAAACTGCCTCGGCGCACTGACCGGCGGTCAGGCCATGCAGCAGGTCAAGGCCGGCATCAAGGCGATCTATCTGTCCGGCTGGCAGGTTGCCGCCGACAACAACGAATACGCTGCCATGTACCCGGACCAGTCCCTGTACCCGGTTGATTCGGTGCCGAAAGTCGTGGAGCGCATCAACAACGCCTTCACCCGTGCCGATGAAATCCAGTGGTCCAAGGGTGTAAACCCGGGCGACGCCGGCTACATCGACTACCACGCTCCCATCGTGGCTGACGCCGAAGCAGGTTTCGGCGGCGTGCTGAACGCCTTCGAACTGATGAAGGCCATGATCCGCTCCGGCGCTGCTGGCGTGCATTGGGAAGATCAGCTGGCTTCCGTGAAGAAGTGCGGCCACATGGGTGGCAAGGTGCTGGTCCCGACCCAGGAAGCCGTGCAGAAGCTGATCGCTGCCCGTATGGCTGCGGACGTCTATGGCGTGCCGACACTGGTGATCGCTCGTACCGATGCTGAAGCAGCCGACCTGCTGACGTCCGACTACGACGAGAACGACAAGCCCTTCCTGACCGGTGAGCGCACTGCCGAGGGCTTCTACAAGACCAAGAAGGGTCTTGACCAGGCCATCTCCCGCGCCATCGCCTACGCTCACTACGCCGACCTGGTGTGGTGCGAGACGGGCACGCCGGATCTGGAATTTGCCCGCAAGTTCGCTGAAGCCGTGCATAAGGTCCACCCGGGCAAGATGCTGGCCTACAACTGCTCGCCGTCCTTCAACTGGAAGAAGAACCTGGACGATGCCACCATCGCCAAGTTCCAGCGCGAACTCGGCGCCATGGGCTACAAGTACCAGTTCATCACTTTGGCTGGTATTCACAACATGTGGTACAACATGTTCGACCTCGCCCAGGACTACGTCGCACGCGGCATGTCGGCCTACGTCGAGAAGGTTCAGGAGCCGGAATTCGCTGCTCGCGAGCGTGGTTACACCTTCGTGTCGCACCAGCAGGAAGTCGGCACCGGCTACTTCGACGAAGTGACCACCGTCATCCAGGGCGGCAAGTCCAGCGTGACCGCACTGACGGGCTCCACCGAAGAAGAGCAGTTCCACTAAGTCGAACGATTTCGGGGGCGGTTTTTGCCGCACCCGGTTTCAGTCGCAAGAAAAACCGCCCGGTGCAAATGCACCGGGCGGTTTTTTCATGTGCTTCCACGGGCCTCACTCAAGCCCGGCGACGTTCAGTCGCGGCCGGCGCCCCTGCCGTCAGCCTTGCCCGACCCCATCTTGTGGTGCCCACCACCGTGGCGGCCTCCCATACGGTCAAACTCGGCGTCGAAGACGGTTTTCTGTGCATCGGTCAGCTGCGCATAGAAGACTTCCACCGCCTTGCGCATCTCGGCCATCTCGGTTTGACGCAGCTTGCTCACTTCCTCCATTTTCGCCATGCGATCAAGGACGGTGACCGGGCGATCCTCGGCGTTGCGGGCCATCATGTGCGACGCCATGCGCTCGCCACGGTCCTTCATCGCAGCCTTGAAGTCATTCCATGCCGGCTTCTGGGCGGGAGTCAGCACCAGCGCCAGTTCGAGCTTGGCGGCCTGGACTTCACCACGCTGCGCCATCCGTTCCTTCATCTTTTCGGGACTCATTTGCTGCATGCCCTGCCTGCCGTCCCGCATGCCCATGCCATCGCAGTCACCTCCACGCGCAATGGCCGAAGCGCCAATTGCAGAAGTAGCGATGATTGCTGCGGCGATCGAAGTCTTGATCCAGGTTTTCATGATGATGCTCCTCGAGTTTTTCGGTTGATCTCCCGCCCATTGAACTCCTGTCATTGGGCGACGGGTTCATTTGACCACCGCGATGTAAATGACAAGTGTCAGGAACGGGCGGAATTGCACGCTGATGTCTCTGAGGGCGCACTTGATACGCTGGGATACAAGAATGCTGGCGCGGCAGCTTAAGATTCGGGCTGAGGAGAACCTGAATGTCAAACCAGCAAGACCATATCCTGATTGTTGACGACGACCGTGATATCCGCGGACTGCTCGCAGACTACCTTGAGAAGCAGGGCCTGCGCTGCACGACGGCTGCAGACGGGCGCGAGATGAAGGCTGCCCTTGAAAGCCACAGGATCGACCTGATCGTACTCGACGTGATGATGCCAGGCGAAGACGGGCTCACCCTGTGCCGCAACCTGCGCGCAGGGAACGGGCCGAATGCGGCCACCCCGATCCTGATGCTCACTGCGCGCGGAGAGGACATGGACCGCATCCTGGGACTCGAGATGGGCGCCGACGACTATCTGCCCAAGCCCTTTGTACCGCGTGAGCTCTATGCGCGCATCCGGGCCATTCTCCGCCGCGCACGCGCGCTGCCGCCCAATCTCGAAGTCACGGCATCTGCCAGCGCACGCGAACTCTGTTTTGCCCACTGGCGACTCGATACCGTGAATCGCCACCTCGTCGACGAGGACGGCACCGTGGTCGCATTGTCGGGTGCCGAATATCGCATGCTTGGCGTCTTTCTCGCCCACCCCCAGCGCGTGCTGTCACGCGACCAGTTGATGGAGTTCACCCAGGGGCGCGAAGCCGAGGTGTTCGACCGCTCCATCGATCTCCTGATCAGCCGCCTGCGTCAGCGCCTCGGTGACAATGCGCGCGAGCCTGCAATCATCAAGACGGTGCGCAATGAAGGTTACGTGCTGGCCTGCGAAGTCACCCCGGGCGATCGCGGGAAAGCACCGCAATGAAACTGCCCTGGCCCAGGAGCCTGTTCTCGCGCCTGATGCTGATCTGGCTCGCCGGTATCACGCTGGTGCTCGCAGTGAGCTTCATTCTGTTTGTCGGCGAGCGCGACCGGGTCGGTCGCAATGCGCTGTTCCATGGCATCGCACAGGAAGTTGCCGCCACTGCCGATGTCCTCGACCGCATGCCCGAGAACGAGCGCGAGCGCTGGGTGGATCAACTTGGGCGCAGACGTCTGCGACTGAGCCTGCGCCCCTTGCCGGACGACCTGCCCCCGCTGCCAATCGAACATCCGCTCCTCCCTGCGCTCAAGGAAGCCATGCCTGAACGCGAAGTCGCTCTCTTTGCCAGCAGACACGGACACGAAGGGCGCCCATCCCTTTTCATTGCGCTGCGCTTGAGCGACGGATCGCCACTCAGCATCCGAATGCCAGGCATTCGCTTTGCACCCGACCTGCGCCCCCCGCACCCGGGACAGCTGATCTCCGCCCTGCTCGCACTGATCGTGGGTGTCAGCCTCCTCACATGGTTCAGCGTCCGCATTGCAACCCGACCGCTGTCGCGCATGGCCGACGCTGCGCGCGCGCTTGGAGAGGATCCCGATCGCGCCCCCATGGACGTTCGCGGACCGACGGAAGTGGCCAGCGCCGCCGCAGCCTTCAACCAGATGCAGCAGCGCATCGGCGAACACGTGCGTGAGCGCACCCGCATCCTGGCTGCGATTTCGCATGATCTGCAGACCCCGATCACGCGACTGCGCCTGCGTGCCGAAATGGTCGATGACGATGCCTTGCGCGCAAAGGTACAGTCCGACCTCGATGCGATGCAGAGTCTGATCAGGGAAGGACTGGACTACGCCCGCAGCATGGAGGGCAGCAAGGACAGGCAGCCCATCGATCTGACCCGCCTGCTCGAAGCACTGCGCGACGATGCTCAGGACATGGGGTGGACAGTCACGCTGACGGGCCGCGCGGACCGCCCCTTCAACGGGCAGGTCACGGCGCTGCGGCGCGCACTGTGGAATCTGATCGAGAACGGCGTGAAGTTCGGCGGACAGGTCGATGTCACGCTGAGCGGGCAGCCCGATCATGTCGAAATCCGCATCCGCGATCACGGCCCTGGACTGGAAGAAGCCGAGCTCGAGAAAGTATTCGAGCCCTTCTACCGCACGGAATCCTCACGCAACCGTGAAACCGGCGGCACCGGGCTGGGCCTTGCGATTGCACGCAACCTGCTGCGCACCCAGCACGGCGAGGTGAGCCTTGCCAACCACCCGGAAGGCGGACTGGAGGCGACAGTCGCGCTGTCCGGGACGCAGGCCTGAAGGCGAAGCCCAGTCGCCGTGCGCACATCGGTTGGCGCGTCACGGGCCGACCTGATACTGCGCAGCCAGCGCCCTGAAGCGATCGACTTCTGCCGCGGCCCAGTCCGGCGCCCTTCCAAGCTCTTCGGCCAGAATCGCTGCAACCGCAGGTGCGGCGCGAACCGCCGCTTCAGCATCGAAGAACAGCGCCCGATGGCGACGGGCAAGGACATCTTCAACCGTGCGCGCGAATTCGGCGCGTGCAGCATATCGGACCTCGGCTTCGGTCAGCGTCAGCCCTTCTGCAAGGATGTTGTCCGCGCCGGGCAGGCGCAGCACGTCCTTGCGATCGAGCCCATAGACATCGCCATCACTCTTCTCCGGCGCACCATGCAAACGCAGACGGGCAGTCGCCGAAGAACGCTGCGGCAGCCCGCCAACCGGCTGTGCGGCATCGATTGCATCCTCGGCCATCACTCGATAAGTCGTCCATTTTCCACCGGTGACGCTGACCAGTCCCTCGGCCGAGACGTCCACAAGATGCTCACGTGACAACTGTCGCGTGGGGGAGTCACGGCCCCCTCCGATGAGGGGCCTCAGGCCGACGAAGACCGCGCGTACATCCGCACGGGATGGAGGGCGTTCAAGATAGCGTGCTGCGGTCTCCAGGATGAAGTCGATCTCGCCCGGCAGGGGCCGTGGCTCGAGAGGCAGATCGCTGCGCGGCGAGTCGGTGGTGCCCAGCAGCACCTTCCCCTGCCAGGGAATCATGAACAGCACGCGGCCATCGTCGGTATGCGGCACCAGCAGCGCGTCCTCACCGGGCAGGAACGCGCGATCCACGACCAGATGCACACCCTGACTGGGGCTGAGCATGTCATGGGCGTCAGCCCGCGCCAGGCGGCGCACGCTGTCGGCCCACACCCCGGACGCATTGATCACCACCCTGGCGCCAACGCGATATGCCTGCCCGCTCTCCACATCGCGCAGATCCACCCCGCAGACCTTCCCGCCTTCGATTGCAAGCCCCGTCGCGGCACAGTAATTCACTGCCAGACCGCCGAAATCGCCTACGGTGCGCGCCAGGGTCAGGGCCAGCCGCGCATCGTCGAACTGGGCGTCCCAGTAGGCGATTCCGCCGCGCAAACCATCACGCTTTACAGTGACCAGCGCGGCAAGCGTGTCGTCGACGTTCAGCACCTTGCTGCGGGCAATGCCGCGGCGGCCGGCCAGCAGGTCGTACAGGCCGAGCCCGGCCGCGAGCATCGGTTTGTCGTGCAGCCGGTATGCAGGCACGACAAAGCGCAGAGGATGGACCAGATGGGGGGCGTTCTCGAGCAGACGGGCGCGTTCGGCCAATGCTTCCCGCACCAGCGGCAGGTTGCCCTGCGCGAGATAGCGCACGCCGCCGTGAATCAGCTTGGTCGCACGCGAGCTCGTACCCTTGGCAAAATCCTCTGCATCCACGACCAGCACCGAATATCCGCGCGCGGCAGCGTCGACTGCGCAGCCCAGCCCGGTTGCCCCGCCGCCAATCACGACCACGTCCCATACTCTGGGCTCCGACAGCCGGACCAGCAAGGCCTGCCGCGCCCGTTCGGCCAGACCGCTCTTCGCCGACGCCGTCATGAATGCCCCCAACTGCGGACGCATGCAATGCCGTGCGCCCATGCGGTACGTCGTGCAAGCCGCCGATCCTCGGCAAGACCTGGCTCGAACACCCTGTCGACCTGCCACTGCCGGCTAAGCGCATCGGTGTCAGGCCAGACGCCCACACCGAGTCCGGCGAGATAGGCCGCGCCCAGCGTCGTGGTCTCGAGCATTTTCGGACGCACGACCGGCACCCCCAGGAGGTCGGCCTGCATCTGCATCAGCAAGTCGTTGGCGGCCGCGCCACCATCGACCCGCAGTTCGCACAGCGGGCTTGCACCGTCGAGCTGCATCGCTTCAACCAGATCCAGAGTCTGCATCGCGATCGCCTCCAGCGCGGCGCGCGCCACGTGCGCGGCCCCCGTTCCGCGCGTGAGCCCGAGCAAGGTGCCACGGGCGTTCGGATCCCAGTAAGGCGCGCCAAGACCGGTAAACCCAGGAATCATGACGACGCCACCGCTGTCCGGCACACTGCCGGCCAGGGTTTCGATGTCCGCCGAGTCCTTGATCAGGCCAAGTGAGTCGCGCAGCCATTGCACGATGGCGCCGCCCATGAACACACTGCCCTCGAGCGCATAGATCGGCGGCCCGTCGCCCGACCAGCCAATCGTGGTCAGCAGGCGATGGGTGGAAACCACTGCCTCGGTGCCCGTGTTCATCAGCAGGAAACAGCCCGTGCCATAGGTGTTCTTGGCCATGCCCGGGGCAAAGCAGCACTGCCCGAAGGTCGCGGCCTGCTGGTCGCCGCCGATTCCGGCAATCGGGATCGAAGCGCCGAACACATCGGGGTCGGTCTCGCCGCACACACCGATACTGTCCACGACACGCGGCAACACCGACGCCGGAATCCCGAAGCCTTCAAGCAGGCCTTCGTCCCAGGTCCGGGAATGGATGTCGAACAACAGGGTGCGTGCCGCGTTGCCCGG
This genomic interval from Parazoarcus communis contains the following:
- a CDS encoding glycerol-3-phosphate dehydrogenase/oxidase gives rise to the protein MTASAKSGLAERARQALLVRLSEPRVWDVVVIGGGATGLGCAVDAAARGYSVLVVDAEDFAKGTSSRATKLIHGGVRYLAQGNLPLVREALAERARLLENAPHLVHPLRFVVPAYRLHDKPMLAAGLGLYDLLAGRRGIARSKVLNVDDTLAALVTVKRDGLRGGIAYWDAQFDDARLALTLARTVGDFGGLAVNYCAATGLAIEGGKVCGVDLRDVESGQAYRVGARVVINASGVWADSVRRLARADAHDMLSPSQGVHLVVDRAFLPGEDALLVPHTDDGRVLFMIPWQGKVLLGTTDSPRSDLPLEPRPLPGEIDFILETAARYLERPPSRADVRAVFVGLRPLIGGGRDSPTRQLSREHLVDVSAEGLVSVTGGKWTTYRVMAEDAIDAAQPVGGLPQRSSATARLRLHGAPEKSDGDVYGLDRKDVLRLPGADNILAEGLTLTEAEVRYAARAEFARTVEDVLARRHRALFFDAEAAVRAAPAVAAILAEELGRAPDWAAAEVDRFRALAAQYQVGP
- a CDS encoding ATP-binding protein, encoding MKLPWPRSLFSRLMLIWLAGITLVLAVSFILFVGERDRVGRNALFHGIAQEVAATADVLDRMPENERERWVDQLGRRRLRLSLRPLPDDLPPLPIEHPLLPALKEAMPEREVALFASRHGHEGRPSLFIALRLSDGSPLSIRMPGIRFAPDLRPPHPGQLISALLALIVGVSLLTWFSVRIATRPLSRMADAARALGEDPDRAPMDVRGPTEVASAAAAFNQMQQRIGEHVRERTRILAAISHDLQTPITRLRLRAEMVDDDALRAKVQSDLDAMQSLIREGLDYARSMEGSKDRQPIDLTRLLEALRDDAQDMGWTVTLTGRADRPFNGQVTALRRALWNLIENGVKFGGQVDVTLSGQPDHVEIRIRDHGPGLEEAELEKVFEPFYRTESSRNRETGGTGLGLAIARNLLRTQHGEVSLANHPEGGLEATVALSGTQA
- the glpK gene encoding glycerol kinase GlpK is translated as MAHVLALDQGTTSSRAMVFDAEGRVCGHAQLEFAQHFPQPGWVEHDAHEILQSQFDCARAALENAKLTASEIAAIGIANQRETTVLWSRSDGRAVAPAIVWQDRRTADRCETLRARGWSEDVRARTGLELDPYFSATKLAWLLDHVPGARERAERGELAFGTIDSWLIWHLTGGRLHLTDPGNAARTLLFDIHSRTWDEGLLEGFGIPASVLPRVVDSIGVCGETDPDVFGASIPIAGIGGDQQAATFGQCCFAPGMAKNTYGTGCFLLMNTGTEAVVSTHRLLTTIGWSGDGPPIYALEGSVFMGGAIVQWLRDSLGLIKDSADIETLAGSVPDSGGVVMIPGFTGLGAPYWDPNARGTLLGLTRGTGAAHVARAALEAIAMQTLDLVEAMQLDGASPLCELRVDGGAAANDLLMQMQADLLGVPVVRPKMLETTTLGAAYLAGLGVGVWPDTDALSRQWQVDRVFEPGLAEDRRLARRTAWAHGIACVRSWGHS